The genomic window TCGGCATAAAGCCGCAGTTGGGAGACGATGGGCGTGTAGGACGCATCCTTGGTGGAGAGATAGGCCCGGGCCTCAACGGCGCGGGCTTCGATTTCATGGTTGTCGAGCCGACCCCAAGGGCCCCAGGTGGGGCTGCTGTTTGGGTCGTCATCAGTTTCGCGGATCTCGAACAGCACGTCGATTTCAGCCCCGGCCGCGCCGTCAAAGTCGGCCCAGCTGTCCATCAGTGCTGTGCGCGCATCGATCCGGTCGTTCAGCGCCAGGGCCGCAACACCAATCTCTGAGCGCAGGCGCACGCGTTTGACGGCCCCAAGATCGAGCCCGGCGGCAAAACCGTATTGCCCCTCCATTGCCGTGACCTGCGTGACCCCGCCAGTTGTTGCGGTCGTCAGTGTCAGGTTTGAACCCACAACCTGCAGACCCGTCTTTGCGCCCACGAACCCCGGATCGGCCTGCAGATAGGCCAAGGTTGAGAACGCAAGCACTTGTGCACCCTTGGTGGACACTCGGGTTTCCGGACCCGCTCTGCCGCCACTGTCCTCTGCCCGAATGAGGTATGTCCCAGGCTTCAGCGGCACCACTGCAATAGCCTCACCGCCGCCCACCCGGTCCATCGAATAGCTGTCCGACCAAGTCGCCGTGACTTCTTTCGAATGGCGGATCACGATATTGCCGCCAACCCGCACATCAGGATCAACGGAGCGGGCCCATTTCAGGATGGCAAGACCACCGGCGGTCTGCAGCGTCACGCTGCCCAGCCCGGCTGGGGGTGCTGTCAGGCCCAGAATTTCGACTGAAGCGCCTTGCCAGACCGACGATACGCCCAGCACCGAGACCGCTTTCACCCGGAATTGCCACGCGCCCGGCGCTATATCGCGGATCTCAAGGCTGGTGCCATCGGTGCGGCCATAATCCAGCCAATCACCGCCTGCACTCTGCCGTGCCTGCAATTGATAGCCAGCAACAAAGCCCGAAGGGGCGGCCTCCCAGGCAACGCGCGCGAGAACCTTCAACCCGCCACCATCGCGGGTGACATAGAGATCCTCTGTAACTGTGGGCGGCCCCGGCGCTGGAATATCATAAGCATTTGGCAGCGCCGTGCGCGGGGCGGCCGCATATATCTGTGCCTCGCTTGCCGACCAGTCGTACACCAGCGGCGAGGTTTCGCGCAGGACCAGTTCTGGCAGCAGCAGTGCCGCATCACCCGAGGCCGCAAGATCAAGACTGACGCCCTGCACTTCAAACGGTTTGGCAGCAAAGCCCCAATGGGCGTAGGACAGTGTCACCACATCACCGACTGTGGCCGCCCAAGCGGACAGCTTGCCCGACAGCCGTACCGTCATCTGACGCCGCGCACGCTCCAGCTCGATCTTGGCCAGCCGCTGCGCCATCGCAGCAGAGATGGTAAAAGGCAGCGAGATATCGCGCCATTTCTGCTCTCCGCCGTCCTCCGCCAAATAGGCCGCACTGGCATAGGCCGGAAAGTCGTCGGGCTGCCAGTCATTCTCTGGGGAAACGAACTGTCCGCGCACCCCGTTGAAGTTTGATGACATCGTCACGCGCGTGGCCAAGGTCAGACCAGCCTCGCGAACATGATCTGCAGTCAGCGCCACGGACGGTGCGCGCCACGCCCCTGCATGAATGCGCCAAGACCCGCCCGAGAAAGCGCAGCGCCCGGCGAAGGATGTCAGCAACCCCTCGATAACGGTTTTGGGAACCTCGGAGAGCGTGATGACACCGTTGCAGGCATAGCGCTGCTCCACCCCACCCCCTGCGAGTGCCACCGGCTCGTCGCAGATATTGGCCGCCTCAATCAGGGCCATCTCGTCAATGCCGTCCGGCTGCCCAACCCGCACCCCGATGCCCCAAGTGGTGTTTGCCATATAATCGGCCAAGCAAAGTGCGGGGTTTTCGCAATAAACGGACGCTTGGATGCGCGGATCCCAGACATCGTTCTTGCCCTCAACATCAACTGTGATGTTTGGAATGCCGCCCGGGTAGGCGTCTTGGTCATAGGTCAGCCGCAGATGGATGGCAGCGCAGCCCCGCAAGCGATGGTTCTCGGTCCACTTGTCGGGCAGTGCTGCTTTCAGCCCCGCAAACGCGGTCTGGTTGGCATCGCCCAGCTTCTTCTCGATGCTGACTTTGCCCGCCCAGCGACCTTGCGCAGCCCCCGCAGCATTCAGCGCGACCTCGCCTTCAAAATAAACAGCCCCGATGGATTTAACCCGGTGTGTGGCCAGCACGATCACCAAATCAAGGACTGCGTTGTCAGATCCCGAGGAATGCAGGAATACGATAACCCCGCCCTTGCGGGTGCGGCCGTACACCAGATCGCGCGGTACCACGGGTTCGCGGATAGTCACCGTGCGGTTTTGCAGCGTCGTCTGCGGCTTTGGCATCAAAGCCTGTGCTGCATAAGACAACAGCAGCGTGCCACCGATGCGGATCAGGGCCGCGCCAATGCCGCCTGCGGCCAATACTCCACTGATCGCCCCCGCTACGGCGACGACGGCTGAGACGATGAAGGGCATGGGGTTATCCCGTGTTATGTTGGCCAGGCAAGCCGGCAAGACGTTAAAGCTGCAAAAGAAAGCCCCTCTGGCGTGATGCCAACGGCTGTGGCGCCAATCACCACACCAAAACCAAGGCCTGTGTCCGCCAGCACAATGTCACCCCGCTGGGCCAGCAGCGGTGTCTCGCGCGGTGCACCGAGCAGTGCGAGCCCCATGTCTTCCAGCGAGCCCCAGCCAAGACGGCGCATGACGCGCGCGCTGCCAAGCGCAGTGCTGTAGCGTCCGCGCCAGAGGGCGGCCATATCCTCACCGTCCGTGAGCAGGCTTCGGATCCCAAAAGCAAATGTTGCGCAGTCGTGAACGCCCCAAACGAAGGGTTTTACACGTGCGACGTCGATTGCCTCTGTGAGGTGGCGTTCCCAATTGTCGATGCGGGCCATGGTCTATCCTCGTCCCCAGGTAATCTCGCGGTCTTGAATGGCGGTGACATATTCAAAGCCAAGATCGCCCGGATATAGCACCTGCTGGCTTTCATGGGTGTAGCGCCAGGTTCGCGCCACGGTCAGGTCGATCAACCGGCTCTCATAGCTGATGGTAATCGTGCAGCTGTCAGCATCATCCTTGATTTCTGGCACATCAAGACGGCCCGAGAAGGCCTGCACCGGGTCGGCGATAACCTGACCTGTTTCAGACAAAAGCCCAAGCCAGATCCGGCCTGGCAAACCCTGACGCGCTTCCTCAATCGCCATTTGAACCAAATCAAGCGGTACGCCAGACAACGAGACCACCGTGCCACCCGCCACGACCTCGCCGGTTTCATCAAGAGAACCGATGCCCAGAAGCGACCCCGCGCCAGCCCAAGTTTGGCCGTTCCAGCACGATCTCGCCCAGCCCCGACCAAATCCGCACCCAGCCCGTGGCGAATTGGCCCTCGAAGAAGATCACCGGGCGAAGGTGTTGCTCCGCCAGTGCCGCAGCAAAAGCGGCGGTTACATCTCGGCTCATGTCAGAGCGCCTCTCGGGCTGAGATCGTAAACCGGTGCTGATCCGCCCGGCCAATGACCGTCGGCACCGGCGCCGTTAGCCGAAGAAGAACGGATGGGGCATTCAGGCCGATCGGCGTGCCAACCTGAACGGTGCTGCGCAGGGAGGGCACAAACATGATCTCCGCCTCGCTACCAACCGGCGTCACATCCGCCGTCAGTTGATAAAGCCGTGTTGTCGCGTCCAATCCCAACTGGAAAAAATCCCCTGCGCGCAAACCAAGTCCCCAGCCCGCGGTGTGCAGCGTTGTGCCTCCCGCCGCCTGCGTCTCGGTGACATAAGGATTGCCCAGCCCCGGCCAGCACTTCAATCGTTGGGTCAGGAAACAAAAACCGCCCCCGCAAACCGCCCAAAGCGGCAAAGAACGCAGACAGGCTGCGGCCATTGGCACCTTGCGTTACCGCCATCTCAATCTGGTACTCCCACCATGATGCGCCCCAGTCTTGGATTTGCGACGTGCCGGTAAAGGGTGAGCGTGCCTCGGCCACGGAGGTAACCAGACGCCGTTCAAGTGCGGACACCAGCACCAGTGGCAACACTGCAATTGTCATATCGCCTGACCCCGTCGCCGCCCATCCGCGACGCTTTGCTTGGCGATGCGCGCGATTTCAGGAAGTGCCGCGCGCAGGCGGGCCTCAATCTGTTCGGCCACGCCAATTTGTGCGCCGCGCGCGTCAATTGAGATCGACATGTTTGGTGCCGCCCCGCCTGCGCCATAGCCCGCTGCCTGCCTGCGGCTTAACACCCGCTCGCCGCGCTGCAAGATTGCGGGCACCTCATCGGGTTTCAGACCCGCCCAGCCTCCAGCATGCATGCGCGGTGCTGCGGCAAAGGCCAGCGCTGGAACCCTGCGGCTGGTTCCGCCAGTCCCGACCATGCCGCCTGCATGCAAAACCGAGCCAAATATATCTCCACCCCCAAACGACCCCCGACAGCGCGTTGGCGATGGGGCCCAGAACCGCGCGCTTGAACGCCA from Paracoccaceae bacterium Fryx2 includes these protein-coding regions:
- a CDS encoding phage tail protein, which translates into the protein MPFIVSAVVAVAGAISGVLAAGGIGAALIRIGGTLLLSYAAQALMPKPQTTLQNRTVTIREPVVPRDLVYGRTRKGGVIVFLHSSGSDNAVLDLVIVLATHRVKSIGAVYFEGEVALNAAGAAQGRWAGKVSIEKKLGDANQTAFAGLKAALPDKWTENHRLRGCAAIHLRLTYDQDAYPGGIPNITVDVEGKNDVWDPRIQASVYCENPALCLADYMANTTWGIGVRVGQPDGIDEMALIEAANICDEPVALAGGGVEQRYACNGVITLSEVPKTVIEGLLTSFAGRCAFSGGSWRIHAGAWRAPSVALTADHVREAGLTLATRVTMSSNFNGVRGQFVSPENDWQPDDFPAYASAAYLAEDGGEQKWRDISLPFTISAAMAQRLAKIELERARRQMTVRLSGKLSAWAATVGDVVTLSYAHWGFAAKPFEVQGVSLDLAASGDAALLLPELVLRETSPLVYDWSASEAQIYAAAPRTALPNAYDIPAPGPPTVTEDLYVTRDGGGLKVLARVAWEAAPSGFVAGYQLQARQSAGGDWLDYGRTDGTSLEIRDIAPGAWQFRVKAVSVLGVSSVWQGASVEILGLTAPPAGLGSVTLQTAGGLAILKWARSVDPDVRVGGNIVIRHSKEVTATWSDSYSMDRVGGGEAIAVVPLKPGTYLIRAEDSGGRAGPETRVSTKGAQVLAFSTLAYLQADPGFVGAKTGLQVVGSNLTLTTATTGGVTQVTAMEGQYGFAAGLDLGAVKRVRLRSEIGVAALALNDRIDARTALMDSWADFDGAAGAEIDVLFEIRETDDDPNSSPTWGPWGRLDNHEIEARAVEARAYLSTKDASYTPIVSQLRLYADEVA